A genome region from Arachis duranensis cultivar V14167 chromosome 6, aradu.V14167.gnm2.J7QH, whole genome shotgun sequence includes the following:
- the LOC107495111 gene encoding soyasapogenol B glucuronide galactosyltransferase-like, with the protein MKMEPQLNIIFLPYPTPGHMIPMVDSARLFARHGASSTIITTQANASTFQKAIDSDFEAGYSIRIHVIPFPASQVGLPEGVENIKDGNSLEIMGKIGRGIHMLRDQIELLFHDLNADCLVTDMLYPWTVDSAEKLGIPRLYFYSSSYFSNCASYSVRTHRPHDGLESDTSKFLIPDLPHKTEMTSLQLAEWIRTKNNSTAQFFDAVFESEKRSYGAVYNSFHDLENEYEEHYKNIMGIKVWSIGPVAAWINSTNKGQKHDHVEELEPKWLKWLNSKKIGSVLYVSFGSLTRLPNAQVAEIAHGLENSGHDFIWVIRKRENNDDDNDGDSFLHDFEVRMRESNQGYIIWNWAPQLLILEHSSIGGIVTHCGWNSILESLSFGLPMITWPMFAEQFYNEKLLVDMLKISVAIGVKENKLWVSLGEEDVVKRDMITNAVKVLMGSGEESMEMRKRAKKLGDVGKRAIEEGGTSYNNLIQLIQELKSLKVSRELSKRKLEN; encoded by the coding sequence ATGAAAATGGAACCTcaattgaatataatttttcttccaTATCCAACTCCTGGCCACATGATCCCAATGGTAGATTCAGCAAGACTATTTGCAAGGCATGGAGCAAGTTCCACCATCATCACTACACAAGCCAATGCTTCAACATTCCAAAAGGCCATAGACAGCGACTTCGAAGCCGGATACTCAATCAGAATCCATGTGATTCCATTCCCTGCATCTCAAGTTGGTCTCCCTGAAGGTGTTGAAAACATTAAAGATGGCAATTCACTAGAAATCATGGGTAAAATCGGCCGCGGAATACACATGCTCAGAGATCAAATTGAGCTCCTCTTTCATGATCTTAATGCTGATTGTTTAGTCACAGATATGTTATATCCTTGGACAGTGGATTCTGCTGAGAAATTAGGAATTCCAAGGCTTTACTTTTACAGCTCGAGCTACTTCTCGAATTGCGCTAGCTATTCTGTTAGGACTCATAGGCCTCATGATGGACTTGAATCTGATACAAGCAAGTTTTTGATTCCGGATTTGCCACATAAAACAGAGATGACTTCTCTGCAGCTTGCAGAGTGGATAAGGACTAAGAATAACAGCACCGCACAATTTTTCGATGCAGTGTTTGAATCTGAGAAAAGAAGCTATGGTGCAGTGTACAATAGCTTTCACGATCTTGAAAATGAGTATGAGGAACATTACAAGAACATAATGGGGATCAAAGTTTGGAGTATAGGACCAGTTGCAGCATGGATCAATAGTACTAATAAGGGACAAAAACATGATCATGTAGAAGAATTAGAGCCCAAATGGTTAAAGTGGCTTAATTCCAAGAAAATTGGTTCAGTTTTGTATGTTTCTTTTGGTAGCCTAACTAGGCTTCCTAATGCTCAAGTTGCTGAAATTGCTCATGGACTTGAAAATTCTGGTCATGATTtcatttgggtaattaggaaaagggaaaataatgatgatgacAATGATGGAGATAGTTTCTTGCATGATTTTGAGGTTAGGATGAGAGAAAGCAATCAGGGCTATATTATATGGAATTGGGCTCCACAGTTGCTAATATTGGAACACTCTTCTATTGGAGGAATTGTGACACATTGTGGATGGAATTCAATTCTTGAAAGCTTGAGTTTTGGGTTGCCAATGATCACTTGGCCAATGTTTGCTGAGCAATTCTACAATGAGAAGTTGTTGGTTGATATGTTGAAGATCAGCGTCGCGATCGGGGTGAAGGAGAACAAATTGTGGGTGAGTTTGGGTGAGGAAGATGTGGTGAAAAGGGATATGATCACAAATGCTGTGAAAGTTTTGATGGGAAGTGGTGAAGAGAGCATGGAAATGAGGAAGAGAGCAAAGAAGCTTGGGGATGTTGGCAAGAGGGCTATAGAGGAAGGGGGAACATCTTACAACAACTTGATTCAGTTGATACAAGAGCTAAAATCATTGAAGGTATCAAGGGAACTTAGCAAAAGAAAATTGGAAAATTAA